A DNA window from Allokutzneria albata contains the following coding sequences:
- a CDS encoding DinB family protein, with translation MIDDFAKEYLHSDLREIRETMLWKLDGLGEYDVRRPLTSTGTNLLGLVKHLSVSESRYFGEVFDRPFPEPLPRWDDMGKRGTDMWATEHETREEIVDRYRRVWEHSDTTITVLDIDSPGHVPWWPRPDVMLFNVLVHVLTETSRHAGHADILREQLDGATGTAAGYTNPQRDAAFREARRAEIERAAKAAVERR, from the coding sequence GTGATCGATGACTTCGCGAAAGAGTACCTGCACAGCGATCTGCGAGAGATCCGCGAGACGATGCTCTGGAAGCTCGACGGGCTCGGCGAGTACGACGTCCGCCGCCCCCTGACCTCGACAGGAACCAACCTTCTCGGCTTGGTCAAGCACCTGTCGGTGTCGGAGTCCAGGTACTTCGGCGAGGTCTTCGACCGCCCCTTCCCCGAACCCCTGCCCCGATGGGACGACATGGGGAAACGCGGCACCGACATGTGGGCGACCGAGCACGAGACGCGCGAGGAGATCGTCGACCGTTACCGACGCGTCTGGGAGCACTCCGACACGACGATCACCGTCCTCGACATCGACTCTCCGGGCCACGTGCCCTGGTGGCCACGCCCGGATGTCATGCTGTTCAACGTCCTGGTCCACGTGCTCACCGAGACCAGCCGCCACGCCGGACACGCCGACATCCTGCGTGAACAGCTCGACGGCGCGACGGGGACAGCAGCCGGATACACGAACCCGCAGCGCGACGCAGCCTTCCGGGAAGCCCGGCGTGCGGAGATCGAGCGAGCCGCGAAAGCTGCTGTTGAACGGCGGTGA
- a CDS encoding SOS response-associated peptidase — MCGRYATSRSDTELADALGAAKIVGEEPGPSWNVAPTQLVRVALARAPREEPEADPVRQLCTVKWGLVPSWAKDVKIGTRMINARAETITSKNAFKAAARKRRCIVPADGYYEWQKNDDGTKTPFFLHADGDLVAMAGLYELWPDPAKREDDPDRWLWTCTILTTTATDALGHIHDRSPVVLPPGEMREAWLDPEMSKPEDVDALLASIPDPALVPREVSIAVNNPRNNSPDLIEPVHHS, encoded by the coding sequence ATGTGCGGCCGTTATGCAACCTCTCGTAGTGATACCGAACTCGCGGATGCCTTGGGCGCCGCGAAGATCGTGGGTGAGGAGCCGGGGCCATCGTGGAACGTCGCCCCCACGCAGCTGGTGCGCGTGGCTCTGGCGCGGGCGCCTCGTGAGGAGCCTGAGGCGGACCCGGTGCGGCAGCTGTGCACGGTGAAGTGGGGCCTGGTGCCGTCGTGGGCGAAGGACGTCAAGATCGGTACCAGGATGATCAATGCGCGGGCGGAGACGATCACCTCGAAGAACGCGTTCAAAGCCGCCGCGCGCAAGCGCCGCTGCATCGTCCCGGCGGATGGCTACTACGAGTGGCAGAAAAACGATGACGGGACCAAGACCCCGTTTTTCCTGCACGCGGACGGAGACCTGGTCGCGATGGCCGGGTTGTACGAGCTGTGGCCCGATCCGGCGAAGCGTGAGGATGATCCGGACAGATGGCTCTGGACGTGCACGATCCTGACCACCACGGCCACCGACGCGCTCGGGCACATCCACGACCGCAGCCCCGTGGTACTGCCTCCCGGCGAGATGCGCGAGGCATGGCTGGACCCGGAGATGAGCAAGCCAGAGGACGTGGATGCTCTGCTCGCCAGCATCCCGGATCCGGCTCTGGTGCCGCGGGAGGTCAGCATCGCGGTCAACAACCCCCGCAACAACAGCCCCGACCTCATCGAGCCCGTCCACCACTCGTGA
- the ligD gene encoding DNA ligase D: MARNSRDDRSRVPEWITPMLAAPGGPTLASGPQWTYEAKLDGFRTCMRIAPNGDTVLTSRNGLDFTAEFADLAGVVAEGLEGRAAVLDGEIVVYDEHGRIDFDALQDRRGRYRKHATRRPGQPFEDPVEVRFMAFDLLLLGENMVVRKPYRQRRALLEQVPMPDPYRVSVVKAFPFDTLTADRLTPQALLDRVTAAGFEGLMAKLATAPYVPGQRSDAWLKFPATKVQDVLVCGWRPGKGRFTGLFGGLLLGAHDPGTGNLVYIGDVGTGFSEAARRDLHARLEALERRRHPFANEPPREDVRGARWVEPLVVGEVRYRRFTTSGEPRLRHASWRGIREDITPSDVILPRPHPTPRPPREAVPADPQPEPVEGERVTVRVGTRHLALSNLDKVLYPVDGLTKAEVIEYYTRIAPVLLPHLSGRPITMIRFPNGVGGQQFFAKNVPKGAPSWLSTVRLPHRSSRAEGKDTIDYPLIEDLPALVWAANLAALELHVPQWTVGPGPVRLPPDRLVFDLDPGEGTSIVECARVAERLHSILTAHGLTPVAKTSGSKGLQVYAGITTTDPAEPSAYAKALAQQLARETPDLVVAKMAKAVRPGKVFIDWSQNNPAKTTVAPYSLRGRDHPTVSTPITWAEVRGCRRVRDLVFTAVDVIDRVEDIGDLFAALADTRASLPTR, translated from the coding sequence ATGGCGCGAAACTCCCGCGACGACCGCTCGCGCGTACCGGAGTGGATCACGCCGATGCTCGCCGCTCCCGGAGGTCCGACCCTGGCATCTGGTCCACAGTGGACATACGAGGCGAAGCTGGATGGCTTTCGGACGTGCATGCGGATCGCCCCGAACGGGGACACGGTGCTCACCAGCCGCAACGGCCTTGATTTCACCGCCGAGTTCGCCGATCTCGCGGGTGTGGTGGCGGAGGGGCTTGAGGGGCGCGCGGCGGTGCTCGACGGCGAGATCGTGGTCTACGACGAGCACGGACGGATTGACTTCGACGCGCTGCAGGACCGGCGGGGCCGCTACCGCAAACACGCCACCCGGCGTCCCGGACAGCCGTTCGAGGACCCGGTCGAGGTCCGCTTCATGGCCTTCGACCTCCTGCTCCTCGGCGAGAACATGGTGGTACGCAAGCCTTATCGGCAGCGGCGGGCGCTGTTGGAGCAGGTGCCGATGCCCGACCCGTATCGGGTGTCGGTGGTGAAGGCGTTTCCGTTCGACACGCTCACCGCGGATCGCCTGACACCACAGGCGCTGCTCGATCGCGTGACCGCGGCCGGGTTCGAGGGACTGATGGCCAAGCTCGCCACCGCGCCCTATGTTCCCGGACAGCGTTCGGACGCGTGGCTGAAGTTTCCCGCCACCAAGGTGCAGGACGTTCTGGTCTGTGGATGGCGGCCAGGGAAAGGCAGATTCACCGGACTGTTCGGCGGATTGCTCCTCGGCGCCCACGACCCGGGAACCGGGAACCTCGTCTACATCGGGGACGTGGGCACGGGATTCAGCGAAGCCGCACGCCGCGATCTGCACGCGCGTCTGGAAGCATTGGAACGCCGCAGACATCCGTTCGCGAATGAGCCGCCGCGCGAAGACGTGCGAGGCGCGCGGTGGGTGGAGCCGCTGGTGGTGGGGGAGGTCAGGTACCGCAGGTTCACCACCTCCGGGGAGCCGCGACTGCGGCACGCCAGCTGGCGGGGCATCCGCGAGGACATCACCCCCAGCGACGTCATCCTGCCGCGTCCCCACCCAACGCCCCGGCCACCACGCGAGGCTGTGCCTGCGGACCCGCAGCCGGAACCGGTTGAGGGCGAGCGCGTCACCGTGCGAGTCGGGACACGGCACCTGGCGCTGTCCAATCTGGACAAAGTCCTCTACCCCGTGGACGGGTTGACCAAAGCCGAGGTCATCGAGTACTACACCCGGATCGCCCCGGTCCTGCTGCCGCATCTGTCTGGGCGGCCGATCACCATGATCCGCTTTCCCAACGGCGTTGGCGGACAACAGTTTTTCGCCAAGAACGTTCCCAAGGGGGCGCCGAGCTGGCTGTCGACCGTTCGGTTGCCGCACCGCAGCTCACGGGCCGAGGGAAAGGACACGATCGACTACCCCTTGATCGAGGACCTGCCCGCGCTGGTGTGGGCGGCCAACCTCGCCGCGCTCGAACTCCACGTTCCTCAATGGACAGTCGGCCCTGGTCCGGTGCGGCTCCCACCGGATCGGTTGGTGTTCGACCTCGACCCCGGAGAGGGCACGAGCATCGTCGAGTGCGCCCGGGTCGCCGAACGCCTGCACTCCATCCTCACCGCCCACGGACTCACCCCGGTCGCGAAAACCAGTGGCTCCAAAGGCCTCCAGGTCTACGCCGGGATCACCACCACCGACCCCGCCGAGCCCTCCGCCTACGCCAAGGCCCTCGCGCAGCAGCTTGCCCGCGAGACCCCGGACCTGGTGGTGGCGAAGATGGCCAAGGCAGTGCGGCCAGGAAAGGTGTTCATCGACTGGAGCCAGAACAACCCCGCCAAAACCACCGTCGCGCCGTACTCCCTGCGCGGACGCGACCACCCCACCGTCTCCACACCGATCACGTGGGCGGAGGTCCGCGGCTGCCGACGCGTACGCGATCTCGTCTTCACCGCCGTCGACGTGATCGACCGCGTCGAGGACATCGGCGACCTCTTCGCCGCGCTCGCCGACACCCGCGCGTCCCTGCCAACCCGATGA
- a CDS encoding alpha/beta fold hydrolase — MSTITTKDGTKIYYKDWGEGPAVTFSHGWPLNADAWDGQMLFLAQHGYRVVAHDRRGHGRSSQASSGNDMDGYADDLAAVIEALDLRHVTLVGHSTGGGEVTRYIGRHGTARVAKAVLLAAVPPLMLKTPANPEGLPMEVFDSLRAGLFNDRSQFYRDLAPRFYGANRPGAQVSRGILDQFWLWSMQAGLKNAYESISAFSETDFTEDLEHIDVPTLVMHGEDDQIVPVHDSARKSARLIKDAQEIYYPGAPHGLTATLQDQVNADLLAFLQS, encoded by the coding sequence GTGAGCACGATCACCACCAAGGACGGTACGAAGATCTACTACAAGGATTGGGGTGAGGGTCCTGCCGTGACGTTCTCGCACGGCTGGCCGCTCAACGCCGACGCCTGGGACGGCCAGATGCTGTTCCTGGCACAGCACGGCTACCGCGTCGTCGCCCACGACCGGCGCGGCCACGGCCGGTCCAGCCAGGCCTCCTCGGGCAACGACATGGACGGCTACGCCGACGACCTCGCGGCCGTGATCGAAGCCCTCGACCTGCGTCACGTGACGCTGGTCGGCCACTCCACCGGCGGTGGCGAGGTCACGCGGTACATCGGGCGGCACGGCACCGCCCGGGTGGCCAAGGCCGTCCTGCTCGCAGCGGTACCACCGCTCATGCTCAAGACCCCAGCCAACCCCGAGGGCCTGCCGATGGAGGTGTTCGACAGTCTGCGCGCCGGTCTGTTCAACGACCGGTCCCAGTTCTACCGGGACCTGGCGCCGCGGTTCTACGGCGCCAACCGGCCCGGCGCCCAGGTGTCTCGGGGAATCCTGGACCAGTTTTGGCTGTGGAGCATGCAGGCCGGCCTCAAAAACGCCTACGAATCCATCAGCGCCTTCTCGGAGACCGACTTCACCGAGGACCTCGAGCACATCGACGTTCCGACCCTCGTCATGCACGGCGAGGACGACCAGATCGTCCCCGTCCACGACTCGGCCCGCAAATCGGCCCGACTCATCAAGGACGCACAGGAGATCTACTACCCGGGCGCGCCGCACGGCCTGACCGCCACCCTCCAAGACCAGGTCAACGCCGACCTGCTCGCCTTCCTGCAGAGCTAG
- a CDS encoding class I SAM-dependent methyltransferase yields the protein MEAGAQFKRTWEFYLACCEAGFRSGSLDVRQLGFEKAR from the coding sequence ATGGAAGCCGGCGCCCAGTTCAAGCGGACGTGGGAGTTCTACCTCGCTTGCTGTGAGGCGGGGTTCCGCTCGGGCTCTCTGGACGTCCGGCAGCTCGGCTTCGAGAAGGCCCGATGA
- a CDS encoding SDR family NAD(P)-dependent oxidoreductase, translating into MSPRVWITGASSGIGAALAEELHARGARVAVSARRTDQLARVSGGRMLVQPVDVMDRIAVLTAAEKVIDAFGGIDIAVLNAGAWNRFDVTDWDPNSFRNQFEVNVFGMSYGIEAVLPSMLERGRGTIVGVASVAGYRGMPGGEAYSATKAAQINLLESLRGGLLHKGIRVQTVCPGFVRTPMTARNTFPMPFMVEPEFAASKIADGIASGKPEIIFPRRMAVLMKAARLVPVGLWSRANARLAARRQR; encoded by the coding sequence ATGAGCCCGCGGGTCTGGATCACCGGTGCCTCCAGCGGGATCGGCGCCGCACTGGCCGAGGAGCTGCACGCGCGCGGCGCCCGGGTCGCGGTGAGCGCGCGCCGCACCGACCAGCTGGCGAGGGTGTCCGGCGGCCGCATGCTCGTCCAGCCCGTCGACGTGATGGACCGGATCGCCGTGCTCACCGCGGCGGAGAAGGTCATCGACGCGTTCGGCGGCATCGACATCGCCGTGCTCAACGCGGGCGCGTGGAACCGGTTCGACGTGACGGACTGGGACCCGAACTCGTTCCGGAACCAGTTCGAGGTCAACGTGTTCGGGATGTCCTATGGCATCGAGGCCGTGCTGCCGTCGATGCTGGAGCGCGGCCGGGGCACGATCGTCGGCGTCGCGTCGGTCGCCGGCTATCGCGGCATGCCGGGAGGGGAGGCCTACAGCGCGACGAAGGCCGCCCAGATCAACCTGCTGGAGTCGCTGCGAGGAGGCTTGCTGCACAAGGGAATCCGCGTGCAGACCGTCTGCCCCGGCTTCGTCCGCACGCCGATGACAGCGCGCAACACCTTCCCGATGCCGTTCATGGTCGAGCCCGAGTTCGCCGCCAGCAAGATCGCCGACGGCATCGCCTCGGGCAAACCGGAGATCATCTTCCCCCGGCGGATGGCGGTACTGATGAAGGCCGCGAGGCTGGTGCCGGTCGGACTGTGGTCCCGGGCGAACGCCAGGCTCGCCGCCCGCCGGCAGCGGTGA
- a CDS encoding IMP dehydrogenase — protein sequence MGIRRITGRVVAQLVDGVSRTFNEFLLLPNRTSRECTPGSVDLRTPLVRHAVGEPSEIELRTPFTSAIMQAVSSPELAIALAREGGLGFLHHNRPVEDQVSEVRAVKNFKAGFVISDTNVRPTDTLGHLRELMQETGHSTAAVTEDGTASGKFLGLVTSRDFHPQRHDPAALVSSRMLPLEKIAYSRADVGLSEANTRLWEERLDCLPTVDESGFLRHLVFRSDYTDNKRFPLQLVDAGKRLRVGAGVNTHDYRDRVPALVEAGADALCFDSSDGFSDWQAEALTWAKKHYPDVAIGGGNVVDGQAFTFLADAGADFVKVGVGGGSICITRDQKGIGRGQASAVLDVAAARDAYRDQTGQYVPICSDGGLVHDYHVALALAMGADFVMMGRYFARFDQAPGAKLPTRDGFVKEYWGEGSSRARNWQRYGQGSRGLLFEEGVDGFVPYAGDLHEGLATTIAKLKATMVSCGAIDLGAFQATARLTLVSDQSFQESHATVQVRETSGLG from the coding sequence GTGGGCATCCGCCGGATCACAGGGAGAGTTGTGGCACAGCTGGTAGATGGCGTTTCGCGGACGTTCAACGAGTTCTTGTTGCTGCCGAACCGAACCTCTCGCGAGTGCACGCCCGGTTCCGTGGACTTGCGGACACCGCTGGTCCGCCACGCGGTCGGCGAACCGTCGGAGATCGAGCTACGTACGCCGTTCACCTCAGCGATCATGCAGGCTGTGAGCTCACCGGAGCTGGCGATCGCGTTGGCGCGGGAAGGTGGTCTGGGTTTCCTGCACCACAACCGGCCGGTCGAGGACCAGGTGAGCGAGGTCCGGGCGGTGAAGAACTTCAAGGCGGGGTTCGTGATCAGCGACACCAACGTGCGCCCCACCGACACACTCGGCCACCTGCGAGAGCTGATGCAGGAAACGGGGCACAGCACGGCCGCGGTGACCGAAGACGGAACTGCGTCCGGCAAGTTCCTCGGCTTGGTCACATCCCGGGACTTCCACCCGCAGCGGCATGATCCCGCTGCCTTGGTCAGCAGTCGTATGTTGCCGCTGGAGAAAATCGCCTACAGCCGTGCCGACGTCGGGCTGTCGGAGGCGAACACGCGTCTGTGGGAAGAGCGTCTGGACTGCCTGCCCACCGTGGACGAGTCCGGGTTCCTGCGTCATCTGGTGTTCCGTTCCGACTACACCGACAACAAACGTTTCCCCCTGCAGCTGGTGGACGCGGGCAAGCGGCTGCGCGTCGGCGCCGGCGTCAACACCCATGACTACCGTGACCGGGTTCCAGCGCTGGTCGAAGCAGGGGCCGACGCTCTGTGCTTCGACTCCTCCGACGGGTTCAGCGACTGGCAGGCTGAGGCGCTGACGTGGGCGAAGAAGCATTACCCGGACGTGGCGATCGGCGGCGGCAACGTGGTCGACGGCCAGGCGTTCACCTTCCTCGCCGACGCCGGCGCCGACTTCGTCAAGGTCGGCGTCGGTGGCGGATCGATCTGCATCACCCGCGATCAGAAGGGCATCGGTCGCGGACAGGCGAGCGCCGTCCTCGACGTTGCCGCGGCCAGGGACGCCTACCGGGACCAGACCGGCCAGTACGTCCCGATCTGTTCGGACGGCGGGCTCGTGCACGACTACCACGTGGCGCTCGCGCTGGCGATGGGCGCGGACTTCGTGATGATGGGCCGCTATTTTGCTCGCTTCGACCAGGCTCCCGGCGCGAAGCTTCCCACTCGCGACGGGTTCGTCAAAGAGTACTGGGGCGAGGGCTCAAGCCGCGCTCGGAACTGGCAGCGCTACGGCCAGGGGAGTCGCGGACTGCTGTTCGAGGAGGGGGTCGACGGGTTCGTCCCCTACGCCGGCGACCTTCACGAAGGCCTCGCCACCACGATCGCCAAGCTCAAAGCCACCATGGTGTCCTGCGGCGCGATCGACCTGGGTGCCTTCCAGGCCACTGCCCGCCTCACGCTGGTCTCGGACCAGAGCTTTCAAGAAAGCCACGCCACTGTCCAGGTGAGGGAGACTTCGGGACTTGGTTAG
- a CDS encoding TIGR03086 family metal-binding protein produces MTTWPILSESHEALRTAVNAVTDWEAATPCSQWNATQVLQHAAGDQIAFAAFLTGGEGPSEDPFAPSGSLSDTPGNVAEHAMKLSATAWAGVAADAENVAVPVPPNSMPASLGVGACALDAAVHAWDLAVSAGAPSPLSAALARELLPVAQQIVEPLRAYGAYAPALPGESGEDDAAVLLRYLGRDPHWSR; encoded by the coding sequence ATGACGACCTGGCCGATTCTCAGCGAGTCCCACGAGGCGTTGCGCACCGCCGTGAACGCCGTCACCGACTGGGAGGCCGCGACTCCCTGTTCGCAGTGGAATGCCACGCAGGTCCTCCAGCACGCGGCGGGCGACCAGATCGCCTTCGCCGCGTTCCTCACCGGAGGCGAAGGTCCCTCCGAGGACCCGTTCGCCCCGTCCGGCTCGCTGTCCGACACGCCGGGCAACGTCGCCGAGCACGCCATGAAGCTCTCCGCGACGGCCTGGGCCGGGGTTGCCGCCGACGCCGAGAACGTGGCCGTCCCGGTACCGCCCAACTCCATGCCCGCCTCGCTGGGCGTGGGGGCGTGCGCGCTCGACGCCGCTGTGCACGCCTGGGACCTGGCCGTGTCCGCCGGGGCTCCCTCGCCGCTGTCGGCCGCGCTCGCGCGGGAACTCCTCCCGGTGGCGCAGCAGATCGTGGAGCCACTTCGCGCCTACGGCGCCTACGCGCCCGCGCTGCCGGGTGAGTCGGGCGAGGACGACGCGGCCGTTCTGCTGCGCTACCTCGGCCGCGATCCCCACTGGAGCCGCTGA
- a CDS encoding epoxide hydrolase family protein, with amino-acid sequence MATITPFKISVPQHDVDDLRDRLTRTRWANELPAAEVAGIAPVGPVREGWQYGVPLSYVQDLVRQWREDFDWRAQERKLNEFPQFTTEIDDQLIHFVHLRSADPGATPLILTHGWPNTFVEYLGVARELSQHFHVVIPSIPGFGFSGHTAERGWDAHRVARAWAELMRRLGYSRYGVHGNDAGAIIAPLLGRVAGPEVLGVHVNQIFSFASGDPAEFAELTPAEVEYLGFLQSFVDTAIHDKAQRAQPQTLAHALADSPAGQLAWIGQLLGDALEPEDVLTIASIYWFTNTGASSARFYFENGRAEGDQEPTTFPMGLSSFANDFRPIRRFAERDHKNIVSWTEHDRGGHWAAHDAPDLLVEDIRTFFTSLR; translated from the coding sequence ATGGCCACGATCACTCCTTTTAAGATCAGCGTCCCGCAGCACGATGTGGATGACCTGCGGGACAGGCTCACCAGGACACGGTGGGCGAACGAACTGCCCGCCGCCGAGGTCGCGGGTATCGCGCCTGTCGGTCCGGTGCGCGAGGGATGGCAGTACGGCGTACCGCTGTCCTACGTCCAGGATCTCGTCCGGCAATGGCGGGAGGACTTCGACTGGCGTGCGCAGGAGCGAAAACTCAACGAGTTCCCCCAGTTCACCACTGAGATCGACGATCAGCTGATCCACTTCGTACACCTGCGCTCCGCCGACCCGGGCGCGACCCCGCTGATCCTCACCCACGGCTGGCCGAACACCTTCGTGGAGTACCTCGGGGTGGCCCGCGAGCTGTCCCAGCACTTCCACGTGGTCATCCCGTCCATCCCCGGTTTCGGGTTCTCCGGCCACACCGCCGAACGCGGCTGGGACGCGCACCGGGTGGCGCGGGCATGGGCTGAGCTCATGCGCAGGCTGGGTTACTCGCGCTACGGGGTGCACGGCAACGACGCCGGGGCGATCATCGCGCCACTGCTGGGCCGGGTCGCGGGGCCGGAGGTGCTCGGCGTGCACGTGAACCAGATCTTCTCCTTCGCCTCCGGCGATCCGGCCGAGTTCGCCGAGCTGACCCCGGCAGAGGTGGAGTACCTGGGATTCCTCCAGTCCTTTGTGGACACCGCCATCCACGACAAGGCGCAGCGGGCACAGCCGCAGACCCTGGCGCACGCGCTGGCCGACTCACCCGCGGGACAGCTGGCCTGGATTGGGCAGTTGCTCGGCGACGCGCTGGAACCGGAGGACGTGCTCACCATCGCCTCGATCTACTGGTTCACCAACACAGGCGCCTCCTCGGCCCGGTTCTACTTCGAGAACGGCCGAGCCGAGGGCGACCAGGAGCCGACGACGTTCCCGATGGGCTTGTCCAGCTTCGCCAACGACTTCCGGCCGATCCGCCGCTTCGCCGAGCGCGACCACAAGAACATCGTCTCGTGGACCGAGCACGACCGCGGTGGGCACTGGGCCGCGCACGACGCGCCCGACCTGCTCGTCGAGGACATCCGCACCTTCTTCACCTCCCTCCGTTGA
- a CDS encoding GntR family transcriptional regulator encodes MTNPITGLGASIRRQSTAEQATEAIRHAILSGRLPPGTPLREAALAAELGISRSTLREAARTLESEGLVRYQMNRGIVVADITGPDVADIYAARTAVELAAADALTSHRDPAVYARLADLVDQIERAFGHGDVAAVLDGDRLFHATLVAATGSPRLRRLHGQLQQEQRLALALAERSRHELGRIADDHRQLLDALHRSPEEARAELTAHLQAGAAELQRLLDLLAHRNERETPRG; translated from the coding sequence GTGACGAACCCGATCACCGGCCTGGGTGCGAGCATCCGGCGGCAGAGCACCGCCGAGCAGGCCACAGAAGCCATCCGGCACGCCATCTTGTCCGGCCGGCTGCCGCCAGGCACGCCACTGCGTGAAGCCGCCCTCGCCGCCGAGCTCGGCATCTCCCGCAGTACCCTCCGCGAGGCCGCGCGGACCCTCGAAAGCGAGGGCCTGGTCCGCTACCAGATGAACCGCGGCATCGTCGTCGCTGACATCACCGGACCGGATGTCGCCGACATCTACGCTGCCCGCACCGCCGTGGAACTGGCCGCGGCAGACGCCCTGACCAGCCACCGGGACCCGGCGGTCTACGCGAGGCTCGCCGACCTGGTCGACCAGATAGAACGCGCCTTCGGCCATGGCGACGTCGCCGCAGTGCTCGACGGCGACCGGCTCTTCCACGCCACCCTGGTCGCGGCCACCGGCAGTCCCCGGCTGCGCCGCCTCCACGGGCAGCTCCAACAAGAGCAGCGCCTCGCCCTGGCACTGGCCGAGCGCTCCCGCCATGAACTCGGCCGCATCGCGGACGACCACCGCCAGCTACTGGACGCGCTGCACCGCAGCCCGGAAGAAGCCAGGGCGGAACTCACCGCGCACCTGCAAGCCGGCGCCGCCGAACTGCAACGGCTGCTCGACCTCCTCGCCCACCGGAACGAAAGAGAGACACCTCGTGGCTGA
- a CDS encoding arginase family protein, with translation MADHSTDGAWDLIVTPWHLDEHIPAFPIPATATQAIRPVLPAGSVPARMSLLHQAVADAVTRAARPLVLSGDCPTSRAAVAGLQRRHRDLAVLWLDAHGDFNTPAISTSGYLGGMALAMLTGRTPDLFDDTLGLRPVPDTSVVLADARDLDPAERDALTTSHVRRVPPDPAAITSALGQLGPAPVYVHLDIDVIDSAQLAGARFPSGPGPSLAQIEECLAAACATANIAAAYIACAWLPEHVSDQTSRQTITRLAAALGASLAWHEPAGG, from the coding sequence GTGGCTGATCACAGCACCGATGGGGCGTGGGATCTGATAGTCACGCCCTGGCACCTCGACGAGCACATCCCGGCCTTCCCGATCCCCGCCACTGCGACTCAGGCTATCCGCCCGGTCCTCCCTGCCGGCTCCGTCCCGGCCCGGATGAGCCTGCTGCACCAAGCAGTAGCCGACGCGGTGACCCGAGCCGCGAGGCCCCTGGTGCTCTCCGGCGACTGCCCAACCTCCCGCGCGGCGGTAGCCGGGCTGCAGCGCCGCCATCGCGACCTGGCCGTGCTGTGGCTGGACGCCCACGGCGATTTCAACACCCCCGCCATATCGACCAGCGGTTACCTCGGCGGCATGGCACTGGCCATGTTGACCGGCCGCACACCTGATCTGTTCGACGACACGCTAGGCCTGCGACCCGTTCCCGATACCAGCGTCGTGCTTGCCGACGCCCGCGACCTCGACCCCGCCGAACGCGACGCCCTCACCACCAGTCACGTCCGTCGCGTGCCCCCTGACCCCGCCGCGATCACCTCCGCCCTCGGCCAGCTCGGTCCCGCCCCCGTCTACGTCCACCTCGACATCGACGTCATCGACAGCGCCCAGTTGGCCGGCGCGCGCTTTCCCTCCGGCCCCGGACCCTCCCTCGCCCAGATCGAGGAATGCCTGGCCGCCGCCTGCGCCACCGCCAACATCGCCGCCGCCTACATCGCCTGCGCCTGGCTCCCCGAGCACGTGAGCGACCAGACCAGTCGCCAGACGATCACCCGCCTCGCCGCAGCGCTCGGCGCCAGCCTGGCATGGCACGAACCCGCCGGCGGCTGA
- a CDS encoding RidA family protein, with protein MAIEIIQPDGLDTPETYSHVVIATGSRMVFVAGQMSDDPHGDLIHSGDLAAQAQQVFANLGRALAAAGARPDQVTKITIYVVGHRREYLPVIERARVGLFGEHKPTDVLLGVETLAAPGYLIEVDAIAVV; from the coding sequence ATGGCCATCGAGATCATCCAGCCAGACGGCCTGGACACGCCGGAGACCTACAGCCACGTCGTCATCGCCACGGGCAGCCGCATGGTGTTCGTCGCCGGGCAGATGTCCGACGACCCCCATGGCGACCTGATCCACTCCGGGGATCTGGCGGCACAGGCCCAGCAGGTCTTCGCCAACCTCGGTCGTGCCCTCGCCGCTGCGGGCGCGCGACCGGATCAGGTCACCAAGATCACGATCTACGTGGTCGGGCACCGCAGGGAGTACCTGCCCGTCATCGAGCGAGCCAGGGTGGGCCTGTTCGGCGAGCACAAACCGACCGACGTCCTGCTCGGAGTGGAAACTCTCGCCGCGCCCGGCTACCTGATCGAAGTGGACGCCATAGCGGTCGTTTAG